The Bacteroidota bacterium genome contains the following window.
CTTGTGAGTACCCTGGCGGGCGTGGGCCTGTGCGGCGCGGACGTCGAGCCAGATCGCGTGGTCGTTCGGCTCGATTCCGAAGACGCTCTGGTCGAGCTCGACGGTGCGGCCGGCGTCGCTGCCTTCGCGGGTGTAAACGGTCAGTGTCATCGTTGGTCTCTCTTAGAGGGGTCGCCCGAGCGACCCGTCGCTTAGGCTTTGCGGATTTCGACGATCCCCTTCCGGGCACCGGGCAGCGCGCCCTGGACGAGCAGCATGTTCTTGTCGGGGTAGATGCGGACGACGCTGAGGTTCTTGACCGTCACGCGGTCGCCGCCGGTGCGGCCGGCCATCTTGGTGCCCTTGAAGACGCGGCTCGGGTCCGAGGCCTGGCCAATCGAGCCCGGGGCGCGCTGGCGGTTGTGCTGGCCGTGCGTCGCGTCGTTGACGCCGCCGAAGTTGTGGCGCTTGACGACGCCCTGAAAGCCCTTACCCTTCGACGTGCCGACGACGTGGATCAGGTCGCCCTCTTCAAAGACGTCGCCGACGCTGACTTCGTCGCCGAGGCCGAGGTCGTCCATCCCGTCGAAGCGGCGGAACTCGACGAGGTGGCGCTTGGGCGAGGTCTTGGCTGCGTCGAAGTGGCCCTTGAGGGCCTTCGTCGTGCTCTTCTCCGTGCGCTCGCCGAAGGCAAGCTGCACCGAGCGGTAGCCGTCCGTCTCGTCGCTCTTGACCTGCGTCACCGTGCAGGGGCCGGCTTCGACGACCGTGCAGACGATGTTACGCCCGTCGTCGTCGAAGATGCTCGTCATGCCGATCTTTCGGCCGAGGATTCCGCTCATTGTAATCTCCTGATTAAGTTAAGCGTTAAGGTATGTTAGTTGGCTCGGTTGAAGGTGGTCTCGCCCCCCTCAATGAGATCCAAGAGTTCTTCCGGGAAGTCTTCGCCGAGGAGAGACTCGATTGCCTCGCGGCCCTCCGGCGTGTTCTCCACGGTGAGCGCGAGCGTGTCGCCGCCGCGCAACTCGAAGTCCACCGCCACTGAGGAGGCCGGGATGGTCTCGCCGTTGACTTCAGTCGTCGTGAGGCGAAGCTGCTGGCCGCCCTCAGCGATGGTGTAGGTCCCTTCGTTGACTACCGTCTCGCCGTCTTCGAGGACTGTGACCATCCCGAAGCCGAGCAACTCAGCATCGACGCCAATCGGTCCAGTCACTCGGAACGTGAAGCCGGACCCGTCGAAGGAGACGGAAATGGATCCGCTGCTGCTCGCGTCAAGGACTGGCACGGAGACGGTACCGAAGACGCCGGTGTTCACACGGGCGCTCGCCGAGGTCACCTCCCACGTCCCGAGGATGCGCTCCTCTACGGGCGTATCGTCCTCACTATCCGAGTCGCAGCCCGTGAGGGCGAGGCTCAGCGCAAGGAGCGGTAGCAGCGCTATGTGGGCGAGACGGTTCAAGGTCAGACTTTGATCTCGACATCGACGCCGC
Protein-coding sequences here:
- the rplC gene encoding 50S ribosomal protein L3; this encodes MSGILGRKIGMTSIFDDDGRNIVCTVVEAGPCTVTQVKSDETDGYRSVQLAFGERTEKSTTKALKGHFDAAKTSPKRHLVEFRRFDGMDDLGLGDEVSVGDVFEEGDLIHVVGTSKGKGFQGVVKRHNFGGVNDATHGQHNRQRAPGSIGQASDPSRVFKGTKMAGRTGGDRVTVKNLSVVRIYPDKNMLLVQGALPGARKGIVEIRKA